The following coding sequences are from one Bradyrhizobium sp. WSM471 window:
- a CDS encoding acyl-CoA dehydrogenase family protein — MTKHTYIPRTTNYTLNPGDELNDLRMSDQVRPLYDHVRKFIRDTVEPMSIEFAKAGEGKQDRWSFTPKQLEVLEKAKNKAKQEGLWNFFLPDDETGQGLKNLDYAYIASELGKSPLASESMNCSAPDTGNMEVLERVGTKEQKEKWLKPLMNGEIRSAYVMTEPNVASSDAKNISTTAKLVGDEWVINGEKYYISGVGDPRCKILIVMVKTNPDAAPSKQQSQILVPRDTPGVEVLGPMYVFGQDHAPRGHMHMRFNNVRVPKENILLGEGRGFEISQLRLGPGRIHHCMRTIGKAEKALDLMVQRGLTREAFGKKIAHLGGNMQIIAQARCEIEAMRLMVLKAAKAMDVLGNKEARVWVSMVKAMVPERACKIIDQSIQMHGATGISHWTPLAEMYQDVRHLRFADGPDEVHWMVVGRHELSMA; from the coding sequence ATGACAAAACACACCTACATTCCCCGCACCACCAACTACACCCTCAATCCCGGGGACGAGCTCAACGACCTCCGCATGTCGGACCAGGTCCGGCCGCTCTATGATCACGTCAGGAAGTTCATCCGCGACACCGTCGAGCCGATGTCGATCGAGTTCGCCAAGGCCGGCGAAGGCAAGCAAGACCGCTGGAGCTTCACGCCGAAGCAGCTCGAGGTGCTGGAGAAGGCCAAGAACAAGGCCAAGCAGGAAGGCCTCTGGAACTTCTTCCTGCCCGACGACGAGACCGGCCAGGGGCTCAAGAATCTCGACTATGCCTATATCGCATCCGAGCTCGGCAAGAGCCCGCTGGCCTCGGAGAGCATGAACTGCTCGGCGCCGGATACCGGCAACATGGAGGTGCTGGAGCGCGTCGGCACCAAGGAGCAGAAGGAGAAGTGGCTGAAGCCGTTGATGAACGGCGAAATCCGCTCGGCCTATGTCATGACCGAGCCGAACGTTGCCTCCTCGGACGCCAAGAATATCTCGACGACGGCAAAGCTCGTCGGCGACGAATGGGTCATCAACGGCGAGAAGTATTACATCTCCGGCGTCGGCGATCCCCGTTGCAAGATCCTCATCGTGATGGTGAAGACCAATCCGGATGCGGCGCCGAGCAAGCAGCAGTCGCAGATCCTGGTGCCGCGCGACACGCCCGGCGTCGAGGTGCTCGGTCCCATGTACGTGTTCGGCCAGGACCACGCGCCGCGCGGCCACATGCACATGCGCTTCAACAATGTCCGCGTGCCCAAGGAGAACATCCTGCTCGGCGAGGGCCGCGGCTTCGAGATCTCGCAGCTTCGGCTTGGTCCGGGCCGCATCCATCACTGCATGCGGACCATCGGCAAGGCCGAGAAGGCGCTAGATTTGATGGTGCAGCGTGGCCTCACCCGCGAAGCCTTCGGCAAGAAGATCGCCCATCTCGGCGGCAACATGCAGATCATCGCGCAGGCGCGCTGCGAGATCGAGGCGATGCGGCTGATGGTGCTGAAGGCCGCCAAGGCCATGGACGTGCTCGGCAACAAGGAGGCCCGCGTCTGGGTCTCCATGGTCAAGGCCATGGTGCCGGAGCGCGCCTGCAAGATCATCGACCAGTCGATCCAGATGCACGGTGCCACCGGCATCTCGCACTGGACCCCGCTGGCCGAAATGTACCAGGACGTCCGTCATCTCCGCTTCGCGGATGGTCCGGACGAGGTGCACTGGATGGTGGTGGGACGCCACGAGCTGAGCATGGCGTGA
- a CDS encoding acetyl-CoA acetyltransferase, whose protein sequence is MTNSTIPEDRIPVIVGVGEIVDRPKEITEGLEPLDLLEQALLSAEADAGAKLLGEVQSLDVVNFLSWRYRDPEQLLAQRLGIKPSHCYYGPVGGESPIRYIHEAAKRIARGECSVAAVCGAEAQSTATKAERAGAKLPWTPFAHDVEEPKRGAAFQKPLAVKLGVFRPVTVYPFYEAASSAHWGQTPREAMAESGTLWSRYSEAAAQNPNAWLKRRYAPEEITTPTADNRLIAWPYNKLMVANPSVNMGGALLLTSLARARAAGIAEDKLVYPLGGASAEEPRDYLLRDQFYESHPQNAVLKAAMDLAGGDGKKFDAIELYSCFPCVPKMARRTLGLSADVQPTVTGGLTFFGAPLNTYMTHAACAMVRRVRDGATLGLLYGQGGFVTKHHALVVSKVPPREALAQETSVQAAADSNKRTVPEFVSDVSGKGKVESFTVLYGRAGDVEHGVVMLRTEDDRRTLARIPASDAATLAHLLDMNRTPVGSLGEITMAADGLPEWRVGK, encoded by the coding sequence ATGACCAACTCCACCATCCCCGAAGACCGCATCCCCGTCATCGTCGGCGTCGGCGAGATCGTCGACCGCCCCAAGGAGATCACCGAGGGCCTCGAGCCGCTCGACCTGCTCGAACAGGCCTTGCTGAGCGCGGAAGCAGATGCCGGCGCGAAGTTGCTCGGCGAGGTGCAGTCGCTCGACGTCGTCAACTTCCTGAGCTGGCGTTATCGCGATCCGGAGCAGTTGCTGGCGCAGCGGCTCGGCATCAAGCCGTCGCATTGCTATTACGGCCCGGTCGGCGGCGAGAGCCCGATCCGCTACATCCACGAAGCGGCAAAGCGCATTGCGCGCGGTGAATGCAGTGTTGCCGCGGTTTGCGGCGCGGAGGCACAGTCGACGGCGACCAAGGCGGAGCGCGCCGGCGCGAAGCTGCCATGGACCCCGTTCGCCCATGACGTCGAGGAGCCGAAACGCGGCGCAGCGTTCCAGAAACCGCTGGCCGTGAAGCTCGGCGTGTTCCGGCCAGTGACCGTCTATCCGTTCTATGAAGCGGCATCGTCGGCGCATTGGGGCCAGACGCCACGCGAAGCGATGGCGGAGTCGGGTACGCTCTGGTCGCGCTATTCGGAAGCCGCCGCGCAAAATCCAAATGCCTGGCTGAAGCGGCGCTATGCGCCGGAGGAGATCACGACGCCGACGGCGGACAACCGCCTGATCGCCTGGCCCTACAACAAGCTCATGGTTGCGAACCCCAGCGTCAACATGGGCGGCGCGCTGCTGCTCACCAGCCTCGCCAGGGCGCGTGCGGCAGGCATCGCCGAGGACAAGCTCGTCTACCCGCTCGGCGGCGCTTCGGCGGAAGAGCCGCGCGACTATCTGTTGCGCGACCAGTTTTACGAAAGCCATCCGCAGAACGCCGTCTTGAAGGCTGCGATGGATCTCGCCGGCGGCGACGGAAAGAAATTCGACGCGATCGAGCTCTATAGCTGCTTCCCGTGCGTGCCCAAGATGGCGCGGCGAACGCTGGGCCTTTCCGCCGACGTGCAGCCGACCGTAACAGGCGGCCTCACCTTCTTCGGCGCACCGCTCAACACCTACATGACGCATGCCGCCTGCGCGATGGTGCGGCGGGTGCGCGACGGCGCAACGCTCGGCCTGCTTTACGGCCAGGGCGGCTTCGTCACCAAGCATCATGCGCTGGTGGTGTCGAAGGTACCGCCGCGTGAGGCATTGGCACAGGAGACAAGCGTGCAGGCGGCGGCGGACAGCAACAAGCGTACGGTGCCGGAGTTCGTCTCGGATGTCTCGGGCAAGGGCAAGGTCGAGAGCTTTACGGTGCTCTACGGCCGGGCCGGCGATGTCGAGCACGGCGTGGTGATGCTGCGGACGGAAGACGACAGGCGCACGCTGGCGCGGATTCCCGCGAGCGACGCGGCGACACTGGCGCATCTGCTCGACATGAACAGGACGCCGGTGGGTTCGCTTGGCGAGATCACGATGGCTGCGGATGGCCTGCCGGAGTGGCGGGTGGGGAAGTAG
- a CDS encoding efflux RND transporter periplasmic adaptor subunit encodes MLPTEPRSPVSHRKLGIFCVVALIAAGLVVGTGIRAREGQGSRLKAWTDDQAVPSVAVTLPNAKAANSTIDLPGRLEAYYRAPIFARVPGYLKSWSADIGARVKAGQVIAEIEAPDLDQQLLQARADLASQQSSARLSEATLNRRKTLVASNFVSAQEIDERTADLSNKNAAVRSGQANVERLEALAGYKKITAPFDGVVTARDTDVGALINSGGGSGPAMFVVSDITKLRVYINVPQNYVPAIKIGAKAAIVLPEYPNRTFQATVEASSQAVDVASGTTRMQLGLDNSSGELMPGGYASVKLSLQRDSAPLSIPASALIFNGSGLRVATVGPDDKVLFKPVTIARDLGKEIELASGIAPEDRVITAPPDGLSDGDQVRVTGAAAKGKPATASEKQPPKG; translated from the coding sequence ATGTTGCCCACTGAACCCCGCTCCCCGGTGTCGCACCGGAAACTGGGCATTTTCTGCGTGGTGGCGCTGATCGCGGCGGGCCTGGTCGTAGGCACCGGCATCCGTGCCCGCGAGGGGCAGGGCTCCAGGCTGAAGGCATGGACCGATGACCAGGCCGTTCCCAGCGTCGCGGTGACGCTGCCCAATGCCAAGGCTGCCAATTCGACCATCGACTTGCCGGGCCGTCTCGAAGCCTATTATCGCGCGCCGATCTTTGCCCGCGTTCCCGGCTATCTCAAAAGCTGGAGCGCCGACATCGGTGCGCGGGTGAAGGCCGGTCAGGTGATCGCCGAGATCGAGGCGCCCGACCTCGACCAGCAATTACTTCAGGCCCGCGCCGACCTCGCCAGCCAGCAGTCCAGCGCCAGGCTGTCGGAAGCCACCCTCAACCGCCGCAAGACGCTGGTCGCCTCCAACTTCGTCTCCGCGCAGGAGATCGACGAGCGTACCGCCGATCTCTCCAACAAGAACGCGGCGGTTCGCTCGGGCCAGGCCAATGTCGAGCGGCTCGAGGCGCTCGCCGGTTACAAGAAGATCACCGCTCCGTTCGACGGTGTGGTTACGGCGCGGGACACCGACGTCGGTGCGCTGATCAATTCAGGCGGCGGCTCGGGCCCGGCGATGTTCGTGGTCTCCGACATCACCAAGCTGCGCGTCTACATCAACGTTCCCCAGAACTACGTGCCCGCGATCAAGATCGGCGCCAAGGCCGCCATCGTACTGCCGGAGTATCCGAACCGGACCTTCCAGGCGACGGTGGAGGCTTCCTCGCAGGCGGTTGACGTCGCCTCCGGCACGACGCGCATGCAGCTCGGTCTCGACAATTCCTCAGGCGAGCTGATGCCCGGCGGCTACGCCAGCGTGAAGCTCAGCCTGCAGCGCGACTCCGCGCCGCTCAGCATTCCCGCCAGCGCGCTGATCTTCAACGGCAGCGGCCTGCGCGTCGCAACCGTCGGTCCGGACGACAAGGTCCTGTTCAAGCCCGTGACCATCGCCCGCGATCTCGGCAAGGAGATCGAGCTCGCCTCGGGTATCGCGCCCGAGGACCGCGTCATCACGGCACCCCCGGACGGCCTCTCCGACGGCGACCAGGTCCGCGTGACCGGCGCCGCCGCCAAGGGCAAGCCCGCGACAGCTTCCGAGAAGCAGCCGCCGAAGGGGTAG
- a CDS encoding efflux RND transporter permease subunit: protein MIALVRIALSRPYTFVVLALLLLIIGPLAALRTPTDIFPDIRIPVIGVVWQYTGLPPDQMSGRITTPFQRALTTTVNDIEHITANSYNGFGIIKIFFQPNVDIRTANAQVTAISQTLIKQMPPGATPPLILNYSASTVPIVQVALSGDGLTEQNLADIGINQLRTPLVTVPGAAIPYPFGGKQRQVQIDLDPTALQARGLSGQDVANALAAQNLITPVGTQKIGQFEYIIQLNNSPLKIEELGNLPIKTVNGAMVYVRDVATIRDGNPPQTNIVHVDGNRSVLMMVLKAGATSTLDIIAGIKQKVIDVKDQLPDALKIGFIGDQSVFVRGAIEGVAFEGVIAALLTSVMILLFLGSWRSTVIIAVSIPLSVLGAIIMLSAIGETLNIMTLGGLALAVGILVDDATVTIENINYHLEQGKPVEQSILDGANQIVTPAFVSLLCICIVFVPMFFLTGVARFLFVPMAEAVMFAMIWSFLLSRTLVPTMANYLLQAHVHHEEGPPKSRNPLVWFQRGFEARFERIRGGYHNFLGLALAHRPVFVIGFLCVVGASFALVPFLGRNFFPAVDAGNILMHVRTQVGTRVEETANQLADVQKAIRKLIPGEIETLTDNIGMPISGINMTYNNTGVIGPQDGDIQIKLKEGHKPTEEHVRVLREQLPRLFPGVSFAFLPADIVSQILNFGAPAPIDLQIRGANLRANFAYANNLLARVRRIPGVADARIQQSPNNPTFNIDVDRTRAQYVGLTERDVTNSLVVNLAGSSQVAPTYYLNPDNGVSYSIVMQTPQYQMDSLSALQTLPITAAGNSQSPILGGIADIRRSTSSAVVSQYDIQSMVQIFATTSGRDVGAVATDIRQVIADTAKEVPKGSSVVLLGQVQTMNSAFTGLLFGLLGAVVLIYFLIVVNFQSWSDPFVIITALPAALAGIVWMLFATETTLSVPALTGAIMCMGVATANSVLVISFARERYEELGDPIAAALEAGFVRFRPVLMTALAMIIGMAPMALGLGEGGEQNAPLGRAVIGGLIFATFATLMFVPVVFSMVHKKQGAKAAASLETPHVAH from the coding sequence TCCGTATTGCCCTGAGCCGGCCCTACACGTTTGTCGTGCTCGCGCTCCTGCTCCTGATCATCGGACCGCTGGCGGCGCTGCGGACGCCGACCGACATCTTTCCGGACATCCGCATCCCCGTGATCGGCGTGGTCTGGCAGTACACCGGCCTGCCGCCCGACCAGATGTCGGGCCGCATCACCACGCCGTTCCAGCGCGCGCTGACGACGACGGTCAACGACATCGAGCACATCACCGCCAATTCCTATAACGGCTTTGGCATCATCAAGATCTTCTTCCAGCCGAACGTCGACATCCGCACCGCCAACGCGCAGGTCACCGCGATCTCGCAGACGCTGATCAAGCAGATGCCGCCGGGCGCGACGCCGCCTCTGATCCTGAACTACTCCGCCTCGACCGTGCCGATCGTCCAGGTGGCGCTGTCGGGTGACGGGCTGACCGAGCAGAACCTCGCCGATATCGGGATCAACCAGCTCCGTACGCCGCTGGTCACCGTGCCTGGTGCAGCGATCCCCTATCCGTTCGGCGGCAAGCAGCGCCAGGTCCAGATCGACCTCGATCCGACCGCGCTCCAGGCCCGGGGTCTGTCCGGCCAGGACGTCGCCAACGCGCTCGCGGCCCAGAACCTGATCACGCCGGTCGGCACTCAGAAGATCGGGCAGTTCGAATACATCATCCAGCTCAACAATTCGCCGCTGAAGATCGAGGAGCTCGGCAATCTGCCGATCAAGACCGTCAACGGCGCGATGGTCTATGTGCGCGACGTCGCGACAATCAGGGACGGCAACCCGCCGCAGACCAACATCGTCCATGTCGACGGCAACCGCTCGGTGCTGATGATGGTGCTCAAGGCAGGCGCGACCTCGACGCTCGACATCATCGCAGGCATCAAGCAGAAGGTGATCGACGTCAAGGACCAGCTGCCGGACGCGCTCAAGATCGGCTTCATCGGCGATCAGTCGGTGTTCGTCCGCGGCGCCATCGAAGGTGTCGCGTTCGAAGGCGTGATCGCGGCGCTGCTCACCAGCGTCATGATCCTGCTGTTCCTCGGCAGCTGGCGCTCGACCGTCATCATCGCGGTCTCGATTCCGCTCTCGGTGCTCGGCGCCATCATCATGCTGTCGGCGATCGGCGAGACGCTGAACATCATGACGCTCGGCGGCCTCGCGCTCGCGGTCGGCATTCTTGTCGACGACGCCACCGTCACGATCGAGAACATCAACTACCATCTGGAGCAGGGCAAGCCGGTCGAGCAGTCGATCCTCGACGGCGCCAACCAGATCGTGACGCCGGCCTTCGTCTCGCTGCTCTGCATCTGCATCGTGTTCGTGCCGATGTTCTTCCTCACCGGCGTGGCGCGCTTCCTGTTCGTGCCGATGGCGGAAGCGGTGATGTTCGCGATGATCTGGTCGTTCCTGCTGTCGCGCACGCTGGTGCCGACCATGGCGAACTATTTGTTGCAGGCGCATGTCCACCACGAGGAGGGTCCGCCGAAGTCGCGCAATCCCCTGGTCTGGTTCCAGCGCGGTTTCGAGGCTCGCTTCGAGCGCATTCGCGGTGGCTATCACAATTTCCTCGGGCTCGCCCTCGCGCACCGTCCGGTGTTCGTGATCGGCTTCCTTTGCGTGGTCGGCGCGTCGTTCGCGCTGGTGCCGTTCCTCGGGCGCAACTTCTTCCCCGCGGTCGATGCCGGCAACATCCTGATGCACGTCCGCACGCAGGTCGGCACCCGCGTCGAGGAGACCGCGAACCAGCTCGCCGACGTGCAGAAGGCGATCCGCAAGCTGATCCCGGGCGAGATCGAAACGCTGACCGACAACATCGGCATGCCGATCTCCGGCATCAACATGACCTACAACAACACCGGCGTGATCGGCCCGCAGGATGGCGACATCCAGATCAAACTGAAGGAAGGCCACAAGCCGACGGAGGAGCATGTGCGCGTGCTGCGTGAGCAATTGCCGCGGCTGTTTCCCGGCGTCAGCTTCGCCTTCCTGCCGGCCGACATCGTCAGCCAGATCCTGAACTTCGGCGCGCCGGCGCCGATCGACCTGCAGATCCGCGGCGCCAATCTCAGGGCCAACTTCGCTTATGCCAACAATCTGCTGGCCAGGGTCCGCAGGATTCCCGGTGTCGCGGATGCGCGCATCCAGCAGTCGCCGAACAATCCGACCTTCAACATCGATGTCGACCGCACCCGCGCGCAATATGTCGGCCTGACCGAGCGCGACGTCACCAACAGTCTCGTGGTCAACCTTGCCGGCTCCTCGCAGGTGGCGCCGACCTACTACCTCAATCCTGATAACGGCGTGTCCTATTCGATCGTGATGCAGACGCCGCAATACCAGATGGATTCGCTCAGCGCACTTCAGACGCTGCCGATCACGGCGGCCGGCAATTCGCAGTCGCCGATCCTCGGCGGTATCGCCGACATCAGGCGCTCGACCTCGAGCGCGGTGGTCTCGCAATACGATATCCAGTCGATGGTGCAGATCTTCGCCACGACCTCGGGCCGCGATGTCGGTGCAGTCGCGACCGACATCCGCCAGGTGATCGCCGACACCGCCAAGGAGGTGCCGAAAGGCTCTTCCGTGGTGCTGCTCGGCCAGGTGCAGACCATGAACAGCGCCTTCACCGGCTTGTTGTTTGGCCTGCTCGGCGCGGTCGTCCTGATCTATTTCCTGATCGTCGTGAACTTCCAGTCCTGGTCCGATCCGTTCGTGATCATCACGGCGCTGCCCGCAGCACTCGCCGGAATCGTCTGGATGCTGTTCGCCACCGAGACGACGCTGTCGGTGCCGGCGCTGACCGGCGCCATCATGTGCATGGGCGTTGCCACCGCCAACAGCGTGCTCGTGATCTCGTTCGCCCGCGAGCGCTACGAGGAGCTCGGCGACCCCATCGCCGCGGCGCTCGAAGCCGGCTTCGTCCGGTTCCGCCCGGTGCTGATGACCGCGCTCGCCATGATCATCGGCATGGCGCCGATGGCGCTGGGGCTCGGCGAGGGCGGCGAGCAGAATGCGCCGCTTGGCCGCGCCGTGATCGGCGGCCTGATCTTTGCAACCTTCGCCACGCTGATGTTCGTTCCGGTGGTGTTCAGCATGGTACACAAGAAGCAAGGCGCCAAAGCCGCCGCCTCCCTGGAGACCCCGCATGTTGCCCACTGA
- the yghU gene encoding glutathione-dependent disulfide-bond oxidoreductase: MTDTPAYVPPKVWTWNKENGGQFASINRPIAGPTHDKELPVGKHPFQLYSLATPNGVKVTVMLEELLALGHKGAEYDAWLIKIGNGDQFGSGFVDINPNSKIPALMDRSGPEPIRVFESGSILLYLAEKFGAFLPKDIKSRTEAMSWLFWQMGSAPYLGGGFGHFYAYAPTKIEYAIDRFAMETKRQLDVLDRRLADNEYLAGSEYTIADMAVWPWYGALAKGLVYGAGEFLSVQDYKHVQRWTDQIAKRPAVKRGRMVNRVSGDPASQLHERHDAGDFETKTQDKIGEVAAS, encoded by the coding sequence ATGACCGACACCCCCGCCTACGTGCCGCCGAAAGTCTGGACCTGGAACAAGGAGAATGGCGGGCAGTTCGCCAGCATCAACCGTCCCATTGCCGGTCCCACCCATGACAAGGAGCTGCCGGTCGGCAAGCATCCCTTCCAGCTCTATTCGCTGGCGACGCCGAACGGCGTCAAGGTCACCGTCATGCTGGAGGAACTTCTGGCGCTCGGCCACAAGGGCGCGGAATACGACGCCTGGCTGATCAAGATCGGCAACGGCGACCAGTTCGGCAGCGGCTTCGTCGACATCAATCCGAATTCCAAAATCCCGGCGCTGATGGACCGCTCCGGTCCGGAGCCGATCCGGGTGTTCGAGTCCGGCTCGATCCTGCTTTATCTCGCGGAAAAGTTCGGCGCCTTCCTGCCGAAGGACATCAAGAGCCGCACCGAGGCGATGTCGTGGCTGTTCTGGCAGATGGGCAGCGCGCCCTATCTCGGCGGCGGCTTCGGCCACTTCTACGCCTACGCGCCGACCAAGATCGAATATGCCATCGACCGTTTTGCAATGGAGACCAAGCGTCAGCTCGACGTGCTCGATCGCCGGCTCGCCGACAACGAATATCTCGCCGGCAGCGAATACACCATCGCCGACATGGCGGTGTGGCCCTGGTACGGCGCGCTCGCCAAGGGGCTGGTCTATGGCGCGGGCGAATTCCTGTCCGTGCAGGACTACAAGCACGTGCAACGCTGGACCGACCAGATCGCCAAGCGCCCCGCCGTCAAGCGCGGCCGCATGGTCAACCGTGTTTCCGGCGACCCCGCCAGCCAGCTCCACGAGCGGCATGATGCCGGCGATTTCGAGACCAAGACGCAGGACAAGATCGGCGAGGTTGCCGCGTCATAG
- a CDS encoding nitronate monooxygenase codes for MKSPICDMLGIDFPLLAFSHCRDVVAAVSRAGGFGVLGATVHTPDTLERELKWIDEHVDGKPYGIDVLIPENISTSGEKDVTWKSLEARVPQEHRDYTRDLLKKYDIELTTTEVADNQPQPFDGRTALELLEVSFNHPIRLIANALGVPPKAMIEMGRKHGVPVAALVGAKEHALRQVAAGVDILVVQGTEAGGHCGEVSTMVLVPEVIKAIKKIRDVPVLAAGGIMTGRQMAACMAMGAAGAWTGSVWLATVESETAEIFREKMIAASSRDAVRSKGRTGKPARQLRSVWTDAWDRAPESPGALPMPLQSIVSRDAFNAIDRAAAGGNAKARDLVSYFVGQGVGLIDSVKSAGAVVQEFKEEFAEAVEHMNALVAE; via the coding sequence ATGAAATCGCCGATCTGCGACATGCTGGGCATCGATTTCCCGCTGCTCGCCTTCAGCCATTGCCGCGATGTCGTCGCCGCCGTCAGCCGGGCCGGCGGCTTTGGCGTCTTAGGTGCGACCGTGCACACGCCGGATACGTTGGAGCGCGAACTGAAATGGATCGACGAGCACGTCGACGGCAAGCCTTACGGCATCGACGTGCTGATCCCCGAAAACATCTCGACCTCCGGCGAGAAGGACGTCACCTGGAAGAGCCTTGAAGCGCGCGTGCCACAGGAGCACCGCGACTACACCCGCGATCTCCTGAAGAAATACGACATCGAACTCACGACCACCGAGGTCGCCGACAACCAGCCGCAGCCGTTCGATGGCAGGACCGCGCTGGAGCTGCTGGAGGTCTCGTTCAACCATCCGATCCGCCTGATCGCCAATGCCCTGGGCGTGCCGCCGAAGGCCATGATCGAGATGGGCAGGAAGCACGGCGTGCCGGTTGCGGCGCTGGTCGGGGCCAAGGAGCACGCGCTGCGCCAGGTCGCGGCGGGCGTCGATATCCTCGTGGTCCAGGGCACCGAAGCCGGCGGCCATTGCGGCGAGGTCTCGACCATGGTGCTGGTGCCCGAGGTGATCAAGGCGATCAAGAAGATCCGCGACGTGCCGGTGCTCGCCGCCGGCGGCATCATGACGGGACGGCAGATGGCCGCCTGCATGGCGATGGGTGCCGCGGGCGCCTGGACCGGCTCGGTGTGGCTTGCCACCGTCGAGTCCGAGACCGCGGAGATCTTTCGCGAGAAGATGATCGCGGCATCGTCGCGCGATGCGGTGCGCTCGAAGGGCCGCACCGGCAAGCCGGCACGGCAGCTTCGCTCGGTCTGGACCGACGCCTGGGACCGCGCACCCGAGAGCCCCGGCGCATTGCCGATGCCGCTGCAAAGCATCGTCAGCCGCGACGCCTTCAACGCGATCGACCGCGCCGCGGCGGGCGGCAACGCGAAGGCGCGCGACCTCGTGAGTTACTTCGTCGGCCAGGGCGTCGGGCTGATCGACAGCGTGAAGTCGGCTGGCGCGGTGGTGCAGGAGTTCAAGGAAGAGTTCGCCGAGGCCGTCGAGCACATGAATGCGCTGGTGGCGGAGTAG